Genomic DNA from Spirochaeta isovalerica:
AGCTTCAACATTAGGCAGAAAAGAAAGGGATAGAACTATTATTCATCTAACCAGGAAAGCCAACACAGAATGCTTATATTGAAAGATTCAATAGAACTGTTCGTCATGAATGGTTGGATCTAGTAAATTTATAATCGATTGATCAGACACAAAAACTTGCTACAGATTGGTTATGGTCATATAAAACGAACGTCCTAATTCAGCAATCGGAGGCATTCCTCCAAGGATGAAAACACCGGTTGCTTAAACTAATCTACTTATGAAGCCCATCAAAAATGGGGGGATTACACACTGAGTAAAAAGCCTAGTACTGCAATTCCCTTGAAAGGAAGTAATATATTTATCATAGACATTCCTTGTCGTCGTTTGATTCGATTCTATCAAGACTCATTCTATAGGTCAACGAATTGTATCAATCTATTATTTATCTCAGAAAAGGTGCTATTGTATTTCTTAAAACCGCCATTATTGTATAACATAATGGCGGTTATGTATTATATGGATGACTAATAAAATTCTGCTCCAAAGCCCATCGGGTCAATATATTCATTGATTTCTGCTGTCACATAGGCAAGAAAAAAGTCATCATGATTCCATCCAGCTTCATCTTCATTCTCTCCAAAGACTATTTCACAGTATTGAATTAAGAACTCCTGCATCCCGTTTATTGTTTCCTCTATCAAATCATTTGAAAATTGGATGAAGAAGCAGGCTAAATCACCTTGTTCATATTCACTTTCAACTAAGACTTCTGGACAATGGTCTTTGACTGTTTGATAGGTAGAACCACTGTTATGTTTGAGAAAATTCCAAATTGCATACATTTTTTCGTAATGCCGGTACGATTTGAGTTCTTTGATTGATAATTCGGATGCGTTATTGGGCCCCTTGAAGGCAAGTAGAACTCCTCGATTGTATTTGTCATCTTCCCACCCATTTTCTGTAAGCAGCTTGATGATAGTTGCATCAATTTGCGCTGCTAATTGGTGGTAGTATTGAGCATAGAGGCTGAAGTAGAGATTATTGCGTTTATATTCTGCGTATTGGTGTGACAATGCTGATTTAATTCGAGCATTGACTTCTGCCTCATCAAAATCGACATATCCCATTTGAAGATTATCATCATCAATCGGGGTGAAGTCATGTCCTTTGATTTCCGAAAGGAATTGGTCGATGAATATCTTCTGAGTGTTGAGCCACTCATTCTTTATACGTTGAAGTTCTTTCTTTATCACATTGATATTGTAATCGAGAGCCCTTGATTTCGCTGGTTTATAGAGCAGACTATTCTTATTTGATTTGAGGGTCTTTCTCTTATCGTGAATATGAAAGTAATCGCAAAATCTTTCCATATTTACAGAGACAGTTTGGTTTTCTGTATTCAGGTTCTTGATGATAACACCGTAAAAACGGCTATCATCCTGGTGATATTGTTCACACCATTCAACTGAGTACTTCTTTGGTTTTGGGTTATTCATGTTTTCCTCCATAATTTAGGCGACTAAACGCCACAGATAAATCAATCTTTCGTTATGGAGCACCAACATCCATCAAAATCGATTGATGAAATCATAACTATAAGAGTCATGTGGATGATTCAAAATAGCATTAAAGTCGGAAGTTTTCAATAGGGACATATTTCAACTACTCTACCTTGAAGATTTTTCAAATTAATTCTGAATCTAACTATTGTCAGAAAATCTTTCTGGTTCTTGATAGAATCAACGACTTTTTTACTTTCCAAAATTTCTTTGATAATACTTTCAATATGTGCAGCATCTTCTAATCGACTCCCAATAAGTCCAGATTTTATAAGCTCAATAAAGGCTGTGTTAGTCAAATAACTCTGGACATTATCATAGGTGAAAACTCTACCTCCTTTAGGTCCTAAGGTATTCTTTGATTTAAGTAGATGCTTCCAATATGATTTAGGTAGATACATTCCGACGGATAGTGATCCATTTATCCTATTCTGTTTACTCTTACAGAGCTTAAAATAGAATATGTCATCATTGTATTTATAGTCTTCATCTTTTCTAAGTAATTGAGAAGATTCGAATGAATCCATTAAATCAAGCTCTTTTTGATGATTTGAGTCAGCATCTGGACGATATACCCATTTGGCATTTTCAGCGATTAATCTTTTATACTGAACCATGACAAAGCTTTTGCTGAATTCATCATAATATAGAAGGTCCACACCTATATTTTCTTCGATAGGGGTTCGATTCGCATACACTATATGTACTTGCCTTGAACCATTTGAAAAAGTAGCCTGACCTGAAATATCTTTCTTTGTTAAATTCCAATTATCGAAAATGTTGGAATCATTCATAATTTGTAAATCTTCTCTTACATCGATTGAATTGATGCCACTCAAGAATCCCTGAGTACTCTCGTGTCCTTGTTCAAAGAAACCTTTGTATGAATCAAACAAGCCAGACGCTTTCAGAGCAAGAGAGATGGCTTCTATCTCTGATTTCTGATTAAAGACTATTCTATCTACCGAGTCAGCGACATTCTCCTGATCATATGAGTCCATCAATTTCTGGTATTGATTTTTTACACTTTCATTTTCATTATATATGTATGAGAAAAGAGCTTCACCAAATTTACTTGGTAGAAGAAATTTTGATTTATCAAAGAACTTTTCTGTCGATTGATGGAATGATTTTTCAAGTTTTTCAAGAAGAGTTGATTTTGTAATAGGTTCCAATAATTCGAGAGCTTTTATTATTTTGAATCTTCTTTTTTTTGATGCAGTTTTATTCCCTCGAATACTAATTCCGATATAATTGATTTCATCAGGTTCAGTAGAAATGAAAGTCATGATTTGTTGACTTACTTTTATTTCCAGTTCGTCAAGAATGTCAGTGTGATATAGCCTTTCATGGATATTATTTCTGAATAAATCAGAGTGGTTTAGATCGCTATAATTTAAGGACATTAGCGTCCACCTATCTGATTTTCTCATAGTAACCTCCGGTCTTAAATCTCCTAAAAGGTAAAATTTTCCACATTACCGCCACCCATCCAGAAGACTATACAATTCATGTACCAGAGCAGAACGTCTATCTCCCCTGGGGGTGTCTTCCAGTTCCTTCTCAATTTCAATATGCCGATTCAACACCTTCTGAAATCTTTCCGAATGAAACCTCTCCCGAATCCAGGACAAATCATCATCTGTAATGGCTTCCAGAATCCTCTCCGGCGTATATTCTAGGAAGTCAGCTCCATTCCAATTGGAGGAATGAGGTATTTCTTCTGGCATCTCCTCTCCCAGAAGGTGAGGGAGGAGATAGATGTTGGAGAGCATAGTCCTGGCGAGGATGTAATTACCATCCTTCCCCATTCGGTGGAGAATCAGCGCCCAACACAGGAGTGCAAATGGCTCACCGCTGTCGTCTGGAAAATCTTTCTGGAACCAACGAATATACTCAGAAGATCGGCGGTTGTCACCCAAGAGGAAGTAGAGATAGAAGAGGTAGTACCTGGCACCGCCTCCATCATCGATGAAACCGTACTCCCGTTTAAAGGCTGAGAGCTGGGAGCGGATTTTGGTGATACGGTTGGATATACCCTTTGGTGTTTTGGGGATGGTCATATATTTAGCCTTTGTTTGCTATCTCTAAATAAAAGATTTTCTGCTCATCCGCATGAATAGTATTTTCTCCTGTATTTATTTTTTTTGAAAATAGGGCTTCGGTTGAGTATCTTTTGTAAAATGCATTGTAAAAATTTAATAAAACGAATTTTGTGAATGAGTAAGGACAAATAGGTCTTGAAACAGGAATACGGCAGTTTTCTGTATGTCCGAGATGTAAATGAGATTTTGGTTCGAGAACGAGTTTATGCCTCTCATCATCTTGATCGTAATCAAATCGTAAAGGCGTTTTCAATAGGTATGTATCAACGACTTCAAGATATAACTCATCGATTTCATACTCTATAAAAGCGGAATCATAATCCTCGAGTAATGGGCTTGGATAGAATGCCAATCGATGCTCAATAATCTTTCGTCTGTCGGTTTTGTAATAGTATTGAAGCAATCCTCCATCGATTAGTTTAATTGTGTAATTTTTCGATTCTTCTATTTCAGAATAAATAGTCAAATAATCTATATTTGAACCAAAGCCAATACCTGGTGTATAGTTAGCCCAAGAAATCAGACTTTCTTTTAGAATAGGTTGATTTTGATCTGTTGCAAGACCTTTCTCAATCAAAAACAAGAGAATTTCTTTTATAGCTTTCAAAATTTCAGTTTGCTTATTTTTTTTCAACTTAAATGATCCAAAAGAGATTTTCTTATATTCTCTGGTATATCTTCTTTTTTTATGGTTCCTTCTTTCAAAGAAGAAAGTATCAAATTTAATGATTCTTTTGATGTTTCAACAGATTTTTGTTCCTGAGGAGTCATATCTCTGTAAACAGTTTCCATTAAAGCTAATTCTTCTTTGGTCGGGTACTTGAAATCTAATGTGAAATCTTTTTCTCGAATTTTTTCATATTCTTCAATTAACCCCTCCATTTCTTCACCATATCCACAGATACGAACCCATCCTTTGCTTCTTGTAATTGCAGTAAATAGGATATTCCTCTTCTTTTGTAAATTATAACCAGAGTAACAAAATTGAGAGTCAACTATGTATATGAAAGCAGCTTCGTTCCCTTTTGCTCGGAATATACTTGTAAATGTTATTGAGTCATTTTGAAAAAAAGCATCTGGTGATGTATTCACACCTGCGATATGAGATTTAATGCCTTTTTCTAAAAGCATTTTTCGAAGTGGTCCCATTTTTTCTTGCACTTTTCTGGCATCTGAATAAATAACAATTATATCATTACAAGATAGTTCTTCATTCTTAAGATTGTTTTCAATATCGTTTGCCACCCACTTAACCTGCTCATCAAATCCAGAAAAAAGTTCACATTTAATAATTTCAGAATCTTTATCTATCTTTTCTAAAAATAAGGGTGATGAATCTGAAGTTCTTTCGAGTCTAACGTCTTTTCCTAATTCTAATTCTCCACGGGTTACTTCATACCCCACATCAGACCATAATGTTTCATTGCTAAACATTTGAACTGGTCCTTCATTCCTATAGATTCCAAAACCAAGGGCATGTGCTGTAACTAATGTTGGTCGTGAATTCCGGTAGCATTTATATAGGATTATGTCTTCTTTCGGTTTACCAGCATTATTGCGCAATTCTGTTCCTTTCCCAAAGATTTCTTCGATATCGAGATTTTGAGGAGTCCCTAATTGCTGAAGCTCATCATATGCCCAAACAAGACGCTTATTATCTTTTACAAAGTTATGGCAAAGTTTGATGAAGGACTCTGGAACATCTTGAGCCTCATCGATTAATATAATATCAAACTGTGGATTTGGTTCTACTGTCGCTTCAAGAGCTGTTGAACAGGCAAAATCAAAAGGGTCATCAAATCCACATTTGGATTTTGCGGATCTGAAATCATAGTATTCAAGACCATGCGATTTACAATAATCATAGTAAATTCCAGGAGAATTACTACTTCCCCAAGTTTGAAGGATTTTAAGATTTTCTGTTGGTTCCTGTGAGATTTGTTCGATAGTGAATTTGGTTATTAGTGATTCAAACTGTTGTTTAAGTGCTCTTGTATGGTAGGTTACTCCAATTTTCCATTCTGGGTAGATTGAATGTAAATATGCAACTTTCATTGCCAATACTATAGTTTTTCCAGAGCCAGCTAATCCTCGAATTCTCTGAAGGCCTTCACTTGTTTCCAATACTGCTTTTGCTTGTTCTCTATCAAGAGTAGCTATTGCAGCATTTACTTTTGCAATTTTAGCCCCTCGCGAATTATCTTCTGTAAATGTTTTAATTTCTGCTTTCTTAATTTTTGTGGCAACTTGTATTACAGATACTAAAGATTCAAATATTTCAGGATGTTTCCATCTTTCTTTTTTTTCAAGATATGGCTTAACATCACCCTTATCATATAGGCATGAATCGTTAGAGCCGCTACAACCTGGTGCAAATGAAATTACATCAATATCAACAAGCAAATTTCTTCTGTTTGTGAGTGATTTATTCTTTAATAAATTGGCTTGTAAAACATTAAATAGCTCGTCTTGAATTTCAATTCTGTCTGAAAAATCCGTCCCTTCAACAAGGTCGAAAATTATAACTCCAAATTCTTCAGAGATAAAAAGGGCATCTATCGCTGTTCCAAGACCTATAAGAGGATATCCCAGAAAAAGCATTCCATTGTAATCCATATCTTGAAATGCATTATCTAATAGCGAAGATGAACCTTGTTTCTTTATTACACCTCGAATAATTTCTACCATCTTGTTATCCTTTTCATAGTACTTCTATTATGCGCCTACTAACTCTTCAGCTATCATTTCTGCCTGTTTTAAAACGGTATCCGTAGCCAGTTTTTGCATATCTGGTGGATAACCATAACGGCGAAGAATACGCTTTACAATGACCTTCAATTTTGCCTTCACACTCTCTTTAATAGTCCAGTCGATAGAGGCATTCTCCCTAACCTTATTAAACAGTTCAACAGCCAGCTCCCTAAGCTTGTCTTTCTCCATAACCTCTTTGGCACTGTCATTATTTGAGATGGCTGTATAGAAGGCATATTCATATTGTGTAAGTCCCATTTCTTCCGGTTCTTTATCCATCTCATGGATTTCTTTAGAGAGGTTGATGAGCTCTTCAATTACCTCAGCAGCAGTAAGAATCTTGTTGTGATATTTCTTGATGCTATTCTCAAGCATCTCCATGAGGCTTTTACTCTGGATGAGATTTGTCTTCATACGTGTTTTAATTTCATCATTCAGAAGCTTCTTCAAAACCTCAAGAGCTAAGTTTTTATGCTCCATATTCTGTACTTCAAGGAGGAATTCTTCTGATAAAATGGAAATGTCTGGCTTTTTAATTCCGGCAGCATCGAAGACATCAATAACCTGGTCTGTAACCAAAGCCTGGTCAACAACCTGTCTGATTGCAGTTTCAATCTCTTCATCTGTTGAACCAGAACCTGTTCCATCAAACTTAACAAGACGAGCTTTTACAGCCTGGAAGAAGGCAACTTCATCTTTAACATCCATAGCCTGTTCATGGGGAACAGCTATTGAAAAGGCTTTAGAGAGGGAGGTAACTTCATCTATATATCTCTTCTTACCATCATCGAGCCCGAGGATGTGTTCTTCTGCTTCCAGGATTAGAGATAGCTTTCTACCAGTATCAGCATCGAAGTAATCTTCATAGGGGAAGCCGTGGAACATCTGGGATACGACTTCTAACTTCTCAAGTAGAAGATTGACTGCTTGTTCCTGGGCAACTGCCGGATCACCTTTTCCTCCTGAATCAGAGTAGAAGGAGAGTGCTTTCTTTAAGTCAGCAGCAATACCGAGGTAATCGACAATCAAACCACCAGTCTTATCCTTATATACCCGGTTTACCCTGGCAATGGCTTGCATCAGGTTGTGACCTTTCATTGGTTTATCAATATAGAGAGTATGCATCGAGGGAGCATCAAATCCAGTCAGCCACATATCTCGAACGATAACCAGTTGTAATTCATCATCAGGGTCTTTCATCCGGTCTGCAAGGTCTCTTCGTTGCTGCTTGGTTGTATGGTGTTTGGATATCTCAGGACCATCAGAAGAGGCAGAGGTCATAACAACCTTTACAACACCTTTGTTCAAATCATCGCTGTGCCATTCCGGTTTGAGGGCAATAATCTCTTTATACAGTTCAGCTGCAATCCGTCGGGACATGGTAACAATCATTCCCTTACCATCTATCACATCATTTCTTTGTCCGAAGTGACGGACGATATCTTCTGCTACATGTCTTATTCTGTCTTTACTTCCGATGAGGGCTTCCAACTGCGTCCACTTTGCTTTTGCCTTCTGGGTTTCAGATAACTCATCAGTTCCAATCTCATCATCTAAATCCTCAACCAGCTTCTTGCCTGTAGCACTGAGGGCTATCTTTGCCAGACGGCTTTCATAATAAATACGGACTGTCGCACCATCTTCTACAGCTTGGGCAATATCATAGACATCGACGTAATTACCGAAGACTGCCGGAGTATTCACATCAGTACTTTCAATAGGTGTTCCGGTAAAACCGAGATAAGTTGCATTGGGGAGGGCATCCCTCATGTATTTGGCAAAGCCATAAACAATCTTCTTTCCGATAATGTTTCCTTCATCATCTTTGTCGTCGATAGTTTTAGCCTTGAACCCATATTGAGTTCGGTGTGCTTCATCGGCAACAACGATGATATTATTTCTCTCAGAAAGAGTTTCATAGACATTGCCTTCTTCAGGTTGAAACTTCTGAATAGTGGTGAAGATTACTCCACCAGAAGCTACCTTTAAAAGGTCTTTCAACCTATCCCTGTTTTCAGCCTGGATGGGTTCCTGTCTGAGAAGCTGCTTTGACGCTGCAAAGGTATCAAAAAGCTGGTCATCCAGGTCATTACGGTCTGTAATAACCAATACTGTTGGATTATCGAGAGCCAGTACAATCTTTCCGGTGTAGAAGACCATGGATAGAGATTTTCCTGACCCTTGCGTATGCCAGACCACTCCACCTTTTTTATCTCCTATAGGTTGGTCATTGAGAGATTTTAATGATGAAAAATTTCCTAATTTCTCTGTATACCCAGAAGCTCTGAGGGTTGATTCAACAGCTCTGTTTACTGCGTAGTACTGGTGATAGGCGGCAAGCTTCTTGATGGTTTGCTTTTGATTGACCCCAGTCTCCTTATCAACCTTTGTATTCTCTTCAAAGACTATGAAATGCCGGATAAGATCGAGGAGTGTTTTCTTATTCAACATTCCCTTAATCAAGGTTTCCATCTGGCTGATGGTAGAGGATGCTTCAACCACACCATCAGATGTCTTCCAAGCCATGAAACGACTCATGCCAGAAGAAATTGTTCCGGCCTTAGCTTCCAGGCCATCTGAAATGATAAGAAATCCATTGTAAGTAAAGAGTGTCGGGATGGCATCTTTGTAGGTCTGGAGTTGCTTGAAGGCTGAATGGATTGTTGCATTTGCATCAGCAGCATTTTTCAGTTCTATGACGACCAAAGGTAGTCCATTTATAAATATAATTACATCAGGTCTCTTGTTTAGATGGTCTTCTATGATGGTGAATTGATTGATGGCAACAAACTCGTTGTTATCAGGCTTGTCAAAATCAATAAGCCAGACTTTATCACCCTTAGCATCGCCTTCATGCTGATATTCTACAGTGATTCCTTCGGTGAGTAATTTATGAAAAGTTTCGTTATTAGAAATCAATTCCGGTGAATTAATACGCTGTATTTGCTTTATTGAATCTTCTTGGGCATCATAGGGGATGGTAGGATTTATCTTCTGGATGGCCGAACGAAGTCTGCTGACGAGAATAACTTCTTCAAAGGTCTCTCTTTCTGGAATGTCAGAGTCGGGTGCTATTTCTGGCCCATAGATGTATTCAAATCCTTGTGTTTCAAGGAGTTCTATTGCATATCCTTCTATAGCTGATTCAGTTATTTTACTACTCATATGCTACCTCAGTATTTGGAACAAACCGAAGTTTGAGTATTCGTTCAAAACCATCAAATAACCAATCCATTTTTCTTCTCAGTTTATTGAAGTCTATCCAGTACTCACCATCTTTAAACCCTTCTCCATATCTGAAGGTAAATGATCCTGAATCATGTTCATGGAAATCTATTATGATTTGTTTTGCTTTATCCGGTATAGAGACATCATGTTCCATTGAATTCTGTACTACATGATTTAAGAGTTTCTTCAAGTTATGATTGTATTCTTTAGGTCTGAAATCATTATCCCATTTTGAAAGAATGACCTTAAGATAGAGTTCTAATGTGTGTCTATAGAGAAAGAGTAGAGGATTGATCACTTCATATGGTTCCATTTTGTCTTGAAAATTGGAGAGGAGTATTTCAATGGAGGATCGATAATAGAATACCATATCAGCATTGTCGACAGTTGAAGCCATTCCTCCCCACAAAGCTCCATGATTCCAAGTCTCATCTAAATCATTAGGAACATCTTTAAAAATCATATCTCGACCTTCACTTCTCCAGACATCAGTTTGGGTAGAAGGGTATCTCTTAGCGCAGTTAATTTTGTTACTTGTTGAAAATTGTAATGTAGACGTTCAGTGATAGAACTGAAGTTATCATTGATTACTGAGATAATTTCAATCGATGGCAATACTACAGAGAACTCTTTTAGATGGTTATTATTAACTCGTTGACGTCCACTTGAACCTTCCATACATCCTTCAGCATAATCTCTAAAGGTTTGGTTTTTAGACAATGCATATGTGACAAATGGATGGAATCTTTCTTTTGCCCTCATTACAATAAATTCTGTTGATCCCCAGCCTACGGAATCTTCATTGAGAAAAGTTACATAACATGTTTTCCCATTTTCAAGACATGGTGTGATTCGAGCTAATAACGTATCAAAGTTTCTGAATTTAGTTCCTGAATTAAACTCCCTTTCATACCAATTTGTTGGGTGAAAAGATGAGGTCTGAACTCTTGCCATCTCTAAATAATCTGCCATTGATCCTTTAGGAAGACTTTCACGAGGATTAAAGTCGATTATTTCTGTAACTTGAACTTCTTTTCCGTCTTCATTTTCCACAAACCACTGCCGAAATAGCGACTCAGCCATCGCTTCCAATGTCTTATTCTGGCGGTGGAGGAGGTCAATTTTATCATCGAGGGATGAGAGAACTGAGGCTATGGCTTTTTGTTCTGGGAGGGGTGGGATTGAAACAATATGTTCCTTGAGAATATCCGTTTTGAGATTAGTAAAAATTGACCCATTTCCTTGAATAAGAAGAGCCTCTCGTTCTTTTATCAAGAGATAATAAAGAAATAGTTCATCAACACCATCTAAATCTCGAATGAGGAGCCATCCATCATGTATACAAGCACGAATTTTCATGAATCGTGGCAATCCTGGCGTCGCACTATTAGATAAAATCAAATCTCCAGGAAAAACAACTCTACTTTTAGATTCACCTTCAACTTTTATGCATTCCTTTGTTTTTGTTATAAAGCGAGAAGCATTCTCTGTTGCATCAGCAATTTTTACCCATGGTGTTCCTTCTTGAGATAAATAATCATGTATAGGTCTCGGAGAACCTCCTCGAGTTATAGTACAGAACTCTGAAATTTTACATTCCTGCCACTCACTCATACCAGCTTCACCTTATTCAGATTCTCAAGTATGAGAGTATTCAACCGTTCTTCTTCTTTAAGCTGTTTTTCAAACTCAGCTTTCAAAGAAGTAAACCTTTCATTGAAATCGAAATCATCCTCTTCTTCAGGAAGACCAACATACCGACCAGGTGTTAAGACATAATCCAGTTCCCGGACTCTATCCACTGATGCTGAATTGCAGAATCCCTTAACATCTTCATATCCACCAACAACAGACCGCCAATTGTGATAAGTCTCAGCGACCTTCTGAATATCTTCCTCTGACAATTCCAGAGTCCGTCGATTTATCAGATGACCTTCATTCCTTGCATCAATGAAGAGGATTTCATCCTTTCTATCCCTAAATCCACCATTCGTCTTATCCCGGCTTAAAAACCAGAGACAAGCAGGGATTTGAGTATTAAGAAACAACTTGGCAGGGAGATTGACAATACAATCCACAAGTCCGGCTTCAATCAACTCTTTACGGATATCACCTTCACCAGAAGTCTTAGATGTGAGAGAACCTTTTGCCAATACAAATCCGGCAGTGCCTTTGGGAGATAAGTGATAGAGGAAGTGTTGAATCCAGGCATAGTTGGCATTCCCAGAAGGAGGTGTACCATATTTCCAACGTCCATCCTGACGAAGTAGATCACCAGACCAGTCACTATCATTAAATGGGGGATTGGCAATAACAAAATCTGCCTTCAAATCTTTATGGCTATCATTCAAGAAGGAACCTTCATTGTTCCATTTTACCTGTGAGCTATCAATTCCTCTGATAGCCAGATTCATCTTTGCCAATCTCCAAGTAGTTTGATTACTCTCCTGACCATAGATGGAGATGTCGTTGACTTTACCTTGGTGCCCTTCAACAAACTTTTCTGACTGAACAAACATACCACCGGAACCACAACAGGGGTCAAACACTCTTCCTTTATATGGTTGAAGCATTTCAACAAGCATTTCTACTACAGAACGGGGAGTATAGAATTGTCCTCCCTTCTTACCCTCTGCAAGGGCAAACTCCCCAAGGAAGTACTCAAATACATGTCCCAGGAGGTCAGCACTTCTGGCTTTAGCATCACCAAGAGCTATATTCCCAATGAGGTCAATCAAACCTCCAAGATTGGTTGGGTCCAGATTACCACGGGCAAATACTTTGGGAAGAACGTTCTTAAGGGATGGATTGTCTTTTTCTATGGCATCCATGGCATCATCAACAATTTTACCGATAGTAGGAAGCTTGGCACTATCCTGTAGGTAAGTCCATCTGGCAATTTCCGGGACAAAGAAGACATTTTCTGCCTTATATTCATCTTTATCCTCTGGGTCTGCTCCGGCAAAGTCTCCTTCACCGGCTAAAAGCTGGGAATGAAGCTCCTCAAATGCATCTGATATGTATTTCAGGAAGATGAGTCCGAGGACTATATGCTTATATTCTGCTGCATCGATATTCTTTCTAAGCTTATCTGCGGCTTTCCACAGTTGTTTTTCAATAGGTTCTTCAGTTTTTGATTTTGCCATTCAAGGTCTCCAGTTCATTTAAGAAAGGTATATTAACTCAACATGAGTATAGCAGAGAACTGGATTTATTTCATTCAGTTTTAAAGGAAATGACGGGATACGAGATTTGAATGTGGTAAGATTTCACTATTGAAAGCTAAAGCCAGTTCCACCGGAAGTGATGAATAAGAATATTTTTATTAAATTCCGGTAATAAAAAGCAATTTTAATTAATATTTTGCAATCTTGGCATCTATATATGATTTAAGATTATTATCTTCATCAACAATAAAGTCACCGGTATCCCAGTTTAAATTTGCTAAGGCAGTATAAATCTCT
This window encodes:
- a CDS encoding type I restriction-modification system subunit M, whose translation is MAKSKTEEPIEKQLWKAADKLRKNIDAAEYKHIVLGLIFLKYISDAFEELHSQLLAGEGDFAGADPEDKDEYKAENVFFVPEIARWTYLQDSAKLPTIGKIVDDAMDAIEKDNPSLKNVLPKVFARGNLDPTNLGGLIDLIGNIALGDAKARSADLLGHVFEYFLGEFALAEGKKGGQFYTPRSVVEMLVEMLQPYKGRVFDPCCGSGGMFVQSEKFVEGHQGKVNDISIYGQESNQTTWRLAKMNLAIRGIDSSQVKWNNEGSFLNDSHKDLKADFVIANPPFNDSDWSGDLLRQDGRWKYGTPPSGNANYAWIQHFLYHLSPKGTAGFVLAKGSLTSKTSGEGDIRKELIEAGLVDCIVNLPAKLFLNTQIPACLWFLSRDKTNGGFRDRKDEILFIDARNEGHLINRRTLELSEEDIQKVAETYHNWRSVVGGYEDVKGFCNSASVDRVRELDYVLTPGRYVGLPEEEDDFDFNERFTSLKAEFEKQLKEEERLNTLILENLNKVKLV